From Streptomyces griseorubiginosus, one genomic window encodes:
- a CDS encoding LLM class F420-dependent oxidoreductase → MPPTVQPLGSRAARSRPFRFAVNLTAAATDEAWRSKCRRAEELGYDVILVPDHLGKVAPFPALVAAAEVTERPRLGTFVLNAGFWNPALLAREVATVDALTGGRLELGLGTGYVQSEHDRAGLPFGSPGERVDHLRHLVEELERLLSAEDHVPRPVQRPRVPLLIGGIGNRMLRLSAEHADIAAFTGATLVPGNTTGKLIPTTAEQLDERVATYAELAAGRKEPAELNLLIQTVVVTDDREAVATPFLHRVPDLTLQQALELPIMLIGTVEQIVAQVLAQRERYGFTYLTVLEASMEAFAPVMAEVRGR, encoded by the coding sequence ATGCCCCCCACCGTTCAGCCCCTCGGGTCGCGTGCCGCCCGGTCCCGCCCCTTCCGCTTCGCCGTCAACCTGACCGCCGCCGCCACCGACGAGGCCTGGCGCTCCAAGTGCCGACGGGCCGAGGAACTCGGCTACGACGTGATCCTGGTCCCGGACCACCTAGGGAAGGTGGCGCCCTTCCCGGCGCTGGTCGCGGCGGCGGAGGTCACCGAGCGGCCGCGCCTGGGCACCTTCGTCCTCAACGCGGGCTTCTGGAACCCGGCGTTGCTCGCCCGTGAGGTGGCCACGGTGGACGCCCTCACCGGTGGCCGCCTCGAACTCGGCCTGGGCACGGGCTATGTGCAGTCCGAGCACGACCGGGCGGGCCTGCCCTTCGGCTCGCCCGGCGAGCGGGTCGACCATCTCCGGCACCTCGTCGAGGAGTTGGAGCGGCTGCTGTCGGCCGAGGACCATGTGCCGCGGCCGGTGCAGCGGCCCCGGGTGCCGTTGCTGATCGGCGGGATCGGCAACCGGATGCTGCGACTGTCCGCCGAGCACGCCGACATCGCGGCCTTCACCGGGGCGACCCTGGTGCCGGGGAACACGACCGGCAAGCTGATCCCGACCACCGCCGAGCAGCTCGACGAACGGGTCGCGACGTATGCGGAACTGGCCGCGGGCCGCAAGGAACCGGCCGAGTTGAACCTGCTCATCCAGACGGTGGTCGTCACCGACGACCGCGAGGCGGTGGCCACCCCGTTCCTGCACCGGGTGCCGGACCTGACCCTCCAGCAGGCCCTGGAGCTGCCCATCATGCTCATCGGCACGGTCGAACAGATCGTCGCCCAGGTCCTGGCCCAGCGCGAGCGGTACGGCTTCACCTATCTGACGGTCCTGGAGGCGTCCATGGAGGCCTTCGCGCCGGTGATGGCGGAGGTGCGGGGGCGGTAG
- a CDS encoding alpha-N-arabinofuranosidase: MLHASLTVDPAFRVADVSPRTFGSFVEHMGRCVYTGIYEPGHPLADEDGLRRDVLDLVRELGVTAVRYPGGNFVSGFRWEDSVGPVADRPTRLDLAWHSTETNAFGLHEFQRWAEKAGVESMMAVNLGTRGVAEALDLLEYCNHPGGTAWSDQRIKNGATDPFGIRMWCLGNELDGPWQTGHKTAQEYGRIAAETARAMRMVDPTLELVACGSSSSSMPTFGAWEATVLEEAYDQVDYISCHAYYEELDGDLGSFLASGVDMDHFVESVVATADHIRAKLGRKKRINLSFDEWNVWYNTRFEAQGKPTDWAVAPRVIEDEYNVADAVVVGGLLISLLRNSDRVTAACLAQLVNVIAPIRSEPGGPSWRQTTFHPFAQAARHARGTVLRVEPVAPTYETKRFGEVAVVDAVATHDGDELTVFAINRHQSDNVELALDLRAFTGYVPVEHAVLSDPDVRAVNTQDDPDRVRPYTADTGSVTDGRLTASLPPVSWNVVRLRRAG, from the coding sequence ATGCTGCACGCCTCCCTGACCGTCGACCCCGCCTTCCGCGTCGCCGACGTGAGCCCCCGGACCTTCGGCTCGTTCGTCGAGCACATGGGCCGATGCGTCTACACCGGCATCTACGAGCCCGGCCATCCCCTTGCGGACGAGGACGGCCTGCGCCGTGACGTCCTGGACCTGGTGCGCGAGCTGGGGGTGACCGCCGTGCGCTATCCCGGCGGCAACTTCGTCTCCGGCTTCCGCTGGGAGGACAGCGTCGGCCCGGTCGCCGACCGCCCGACCCGCCTGGACCTGGCCTGGCACAGCACCGAGACCAACGCGTTCGGTCTGCACGAGTTCCAGCGCTGGGCCGAGAAGGCCGGCGTCGAGTCGATGATGGCCGTCAACCTCGGCACCCGGGGCGTGGCCGAGGCCCTCGACCTGCTGGAGTACTGCAACCACCCGGGCGGGACCGCCTGGTCGGACCAGCGGATCAAGAACGGTGCCACCGACCCCTTCGGCATCCGTATGTGGTGCCTGGGCAACGAGCTGGACGGCCCCTGGCAGACCGGTCACAAGACCGCCCAGGAGTACGGCCGGATCGCCGCCGAGACCGCGCGGGCGATGCGCATGGTCGACCCGACGCTGGAACTGGTCGCATGCGGCAGCTCCAGCTCCTCGATGCCGACCTTCGGCGCCTGGGAGGCCACCGTCCTGGAGGAGGCCTACGACCAGGTCGACTACATCTCCTGCCACGCCTACTACGAGGAGCTCGACGGCGACCTCGGCAGCTTCCTGGCCTCGGGCGTCGACATGGACCACTTCGTCGAGTCGGTGGTCGCCACCGCCGACCACATCCGGGCCAAGCTGGGCCGCAAGAAGCGGATCAACCTCTCCTTCGACGAGTGGAACGTCTGGTACAACACCCGTTTCGAGGCACAGGGCAAGCCCACCGACTGGGCCGTGGCGCCCCGGGTGATCGAGGACGAGTACAACGTCGCCGACGCCGTCGTGGTCGGCGGGCTGCTGATCAGCCTGCTGCGCAACAGCGACCGGGTCACCGCCGCCTGCCTCGCCCAGCTCGTCAACGTCATCGCCCCCATCCGCAGCGAGCCCGGCGGACCGAGCTGGCGCCAGACCACCTTCCACCCCTTCGCCCAGGCCGCCCGGCACGCCCGCGGCACGGTCCTGCGGGTGGAACCGGTCGCGCCGACCTATGAGACGAAGCGTTTCGGCGAAGTCGCCGTGGTGGACGCCGTGGCCACCCACGACGGCGACGAGCTCACCGTCTTCGCGATCAACCGGCACCAGAGCGACAACGTCGAACTCGCCCTGGACCTGCGGGCGTTCACCGGTTACGTCCCGGTGGAGCATGCGGTGCTGAGCGACCCCGACGTCCGCGCCGTCAACACCCAGGACGACCCCGACCGGGTCCGCCCGTACACCGCCGACACCGGTTCGGTCACCGACGGGCGGCTCACCGCGAGCCTGCCGCCCGTCTCCTGGAACGTCGTCCGGCTGCGCCGCGCCGGCTGA
- a CDS encoding ABC transporter ATP-binding protein: protein MATAAEDALDTAPTEGIAARARGLTKAYGSGETAVLALDAVDVDIARGRFTAVMGPSGSGKSTLMHCLAGLDTVSAGQVWLGDTEITGLKERELTRLRRDRIGFMFQSFNLIPTLNAAENITLPMDIAGKKPDEKWLDQVIDTLGLRDRLKHRPSQLSGGQQQRVACARALASRPELIFADEPTGNLDSRAGLEVLGFLREAVDQLGQTVVMVTHDPGAAAHSDLVLFLGDGRIVDSMERPSAEAVLERMKRFDVIRSQVVPGDDSGSGDVPLGKD from the coding sequence ATGGCCACTGCTGCGGAGGACGCCCTCGACACCGCTCCGACCGAAGGGATCGCGGCCCGCGCCCGCGGTCTGACCAAGGCGTACGGCTCGGGCGAGACGGCCGTGCTCGCGCTGGACGCGGTGGACGTGGACATCGCGCGCGGTCGCTTCACCGCGGTCATGGGCCCCTCCGGCTCCGGGAAGTCCACGTTGATGCACTGCCTCGCGGGGCTCGACACCGTCTCGGCCGGCCAGGTGTGGCTCGGCGACACCGAGATCACCGGGCTGAAGGAGCGCGAGCTGACCCGGCTGCGCCGGGACCGGATCGGGTTCATGTTCCAGTCGTTCAATCTGATCCCCACGCTGAACGCGGCCGAGAACATCACCCTGCCCATGGACATCGCGGGCAAGAAGCCCGACGAGAAGTGGCTGGACCAGGTCATCGACACCCTGGGGCTGCGGGACCGCCTCAAGCACCGCCCCTCGCAGCTGTCCGGGGGTCAGCAGCAGCGGGTCGCGTGCGCCCGGGCGCTGGCCTCCCGGCCCGAGCTGATCTTCGCCGACGAACCGACCGGCAACCTCGACTCGCGGGCCGGCCTGGAGGTGCTCGGCTTCCTGCGCGAGGCCGTCGACCAGCTCGGACAGACGGTCGTGATGGTCACCCACGACCCCGGCGCCGCCGCCCACTCCGACCTGGTGCTCTTCCTCGGGGACGGACGGATCGTGGACAGCATGGAGCGGCCCTCGGCGGAGGCGGTGCTGGAGCGCATGAAACGGTTCGACGTGATCCGGAGTCAGGTCGTCCCCGGTGACGACAGCGGCTCGGGCGACGTGCCCCTCGGCAAGGACTGA
- a CDS encoding class I SAM-dependent methyltransferase → MPLRSAGTGKVSRDPVHHPLFARYYARVSVAAETRMGMAGVRERLLAGLSGRVIEIGAGNGLNFAHYPGTVSEVVAIEPERRLRQLAVESALRSEVPVDVVPGAAEALPVKSEAFDAVVISLVLCSVRDVPRALGEVRRVLRPGGTVRFFEHGRGGGPAMRFTQRALDRTVWPPLSGGCHLGRDPVGALRDAGFELGPYRRVLMPEKGPTLPTSFCVLGTAWRPSSADG, encoded by the coding sequence ATGCCGCTACGGTCCGCCGGCACCGGCAAGGTGTCCCGGGATCCCGTCCACCACCCGCTCTTCGCCCGGTACTACGCGCGGGTCAGCGTCGCCGCCGAGACCAGGATGGGCATGGCCGGCGTGCGGGAGCGGTTGCTCGCCGGCCTGTCCGGGCGGGTGATCGAGATCGGCGCGGGAAACGGTCTGAACTTCGCGCACTACCCGGGCACGGTCTCCGAGGTCGTGGCGATCGAACCGGAGCGCCGGCTGCGGCAGTTGGCGGTGGAGTCCGCGCTGCGCTCGGAGGTGCCGGTCGACGTGGTGCCCGGCGCCGCGGAGGCGCTGCCGGTCAAGAGCGAGGCCTTCGACGCCGTGGTGATCTCGCTGGTGCTGTGCAGTGTGCGCGATGTGCCGCGCGCGCTGGGCGAAGTACGGCGGGTGCTGCGGCCGGGCGGGACCGTGCGGTTCTTCGAGCACGGCCGCGGCGGCGGCCCCGCGATGCGCTTCACCCAGCGCGCCCTGGACCGCACGGTGTGGCCGCCGCTGAGCGGCGGCTGCCATCTGGGCCGGGACCCGGTCGGGGCGCTGCGGGACGCCGGGTTCGAACTGGGCCCCTATCGGCGGGTGTTGATGCCGGAGAAGGGGCCGACGCTGCCCACGTCCTTCTGTGTGCTGGGCACCGCGTGGCGACCCTCGTCGGCGGACGGCTGA
- a CDS encoding GNAT family N-acetyltransferase codes for MTDLRIRAATPDDLDTVLAFWKQAAEGTSISDDRDGVERLVSRDPEALILAELDGELVGTVIAGFDGWRCHLYRLAVHPGRRRRGIGSALLTAAEERFVRLGGRRGDAMVLVRNETAQHAWRAAGYAPEEKWRRWVKPFAG; via the coding sequence ATGACCGACCTGCGGATACGGGCCGCGACGCCCGACGACCTCGACACCGTGCTGGCGTTCTGGAAGCAGGCCGCCGAGGGCACGAGCATCAGCGACGACCGGGACGGCGTGGAGCGGCTGGTGTCCCGCGACCCCGAGGCACTGATCCTCGCCGAGCTCGACGGCGAACTGGTCGGCACGGTGATCGCCGGCTTCGACGGCTGGCGGTGCCACCTGTACCGGCTCGCGGTGCACCCCGGGCGCCGGCGGCGCGGCATCGGGTCGGCGCTGCTCACCGCCGCGGAGGAACGCTTCGTACGGCTCGGCGGGCGCCGCGGGGACGCGATGGTGCTGGTGCGCAACGAAACGGCACAGCACGCTTGGCGCGCCGCGGGGTATGCGCCCGAGGAAAAGTGGCGGCGCTGGGTGAAGCCTTTCGCCGGCTAG
- a CDS encoding FtsX-like permease family protein — protein MLKATLRSFLAHKGRLLLSALAVVLSVAFVSGSLIFSDTLSRTFDRLFASSAPDLTVSPKEDLKEAIPSGTTATLPAALADRVARVDGVAAARFDAEDDGITVADSENESVGSTTGAPTIGTDWNPTSRSPVELTSGHAPHGAGEALLDSETADRKDLRIGDPLTVIAGPGSFKVRIVGIVTFTTTNPGASLLFLDPPTAQTKLLGSASAATSISVDAAEGVSNDQLKQRVAAALGTDSYEYRTAEEQAKSDIDQLGGFLDVIKYVMLGFAGIAVLVGVFLIVNTFSMLIAQRTRELGLLRALGADRRQVRRSVLTEATLLGLVASTVGLGAGIGLAFGLIALMNAFGMNINSGEMVVGWGTPVAAYVVGVGVTFVAAYLPARRAAGVSPMAALSDAEIAGIGRPLKVRAIVGGLVGAAGAAALVGCVLSSRTATAASLLGLGVVLTLLATVIAGPLLVRPVIRVLGGAFPALFGPVGRMSQRNALRNPRRTGATAAALMVGLALVGGMSVASASMSKSFDDQIDKTLGADFVVQNGNFLPFPQEVTDAVRATEGAGLVVRSRFAPIAVRLPDGKRVETTAAGYDPQLDEVAHITYARGGTAAALASGHLGMDVDFARDHGVKVGSKVTVEFQGGRRTELTVGALTDQDQADGFGTQGGIYFGLDTLERFAPGGQESALYVNAASGTSADRLRADLEKTLDPYPQVQVRDLADYKDLVHDQIAVLLYLVYALLGLAIVIAVLGVVNTLALSVVERTREIGLLRAIGLARRQLRRMIRLESVVIAVFGAVLGLALGLVWGVCTQQVLALQGMNALAIPWGTIVAVVVGSAVVGIVAALLPALRASRMNVLAAIAHE, from the coding sequence GTGCTGAAGGCGACGCTCCGCAGTTTCCTCGCCCACAAGGGGCGGCTGCTGCTCTCGGCGCTGGCCGTCGTCCTGTCCGTGGCGTTCGTCTCGGGCAGCCTGATCTTCTCCGACACCCTGAGCCGCACCTTCGACCGGCTCTTCGCCTCGTCCGCGCCCGACCTCACCGTCAGCCCGAAGGAAGACCTCAAGGAGGCCATCCCGTCCGGGACCACGGCCACCCTGCCGGCCGCGCTCGCGGACCGGGTGGCCCGGGTCGACGGGGTCGCCGCCGCGCGCTTCGACGCCGAGGACGACGGGATCACCGTCGCCGACTCCGAGAACGAGTCTGTGGGCTCCACCACCGGGGCCCCCACCATCGGCACCGACTGGAACCCGACCTCGCGCAGCCCCGTCGAGCTCACCTCGGGTCACGCGCCGCACGGCGCCGGCGAGGCCCTGCTCGACTCGGAGACCGCGGACCGCAAGGACCTGCGCATCGGCGACCCGCTCACCGTGATCGCGGGCCCCGGCTCGTTCAAGGTGCGGATCGTCGGCATCGTCACCTTCACCACCACCAACCCCGGTGCCTCGCTGCTGTTCCTGGACCCGCCGACCGCGCAGACGAAGCTGCTCGGCTCCGCCTCCGCCGCCACCAGCATCTCCGTGGACGCCGCCGAGGGGGTGAGCAACGACCAGCTCAAGCAGCGGGTGGCCGCCGCACTCGGCACGGACAGCTACGAGTACCGGACCGCCGAGGAACAGGCGAAGTCGGACATCGACCAACTGGGCGGATTCCTCGACGTCATCAAGTACGTGATGCTGGGATTCGCCGGGATCGCGGTCCTGGTCGGTGTCTTCCTCATCGTCAACACCTTCTCGATGCTGATCGCCCAACGCACCCGCGAACTGGGCCTGTTGCGCGCCCTGGGCGCCGACCGGCGCCAGGTCCGCCGCTCGGTGCTCACCGAGGCCACCCTGCTCGGCCTGGTCGCCTCGACGGTCGGCCTGGGCGCGGGCATCGGGCTGGCGTTCGGCCTCATCGCCCTGATGAACGCCTTCGGCATGAACATCAACTCGGGCGAGATGGTGGTCGGTTGGGGCACCCCCGTGGCCGCGTACGTCGTCGGCGTGGGCGTCACCTTCGTCGCGGCCTATCTCCCGGCCCGGCGGGCGGCGGGCGTCTCCCCCATGGCGGCCCTCTCGGACGCCGAGATCGCCGGGATCGGACGGCCGCTGAAGGTCCGCGCGATCGTGGGCGGCCTGGTGGGCGCGGCGGGCGCCGCCGCACTCGTCGGGTGCGTGCTCTCGTCGAGGACGGCCACGGCGGCCTCCCTGCTCGGCCTCGGAGTCGTCCTGACGCTCCTGGCGACCGTGATCGCGGGGCCGCTCCTGGTGCGGCCGGTGATCCGGGTGCTGGGCGGAGCCTTCCCGGCCCTGTTCGGCCCGGTCGGACGGATGAGCCAGCGCAACGCCCTGCGCAACCCCCGCCGCACCGGCGCCACCGCGGCCGCCCTCATGGTCGGCCTCGCCCTGGTCGGCGGGATGTCGGTGGCCAGCGCCTCCATGTCCAAGTCCTTCGACGACCAGATCGACAAGACCCTGGGCGCCGACTTCGTCGTGCAGAACGGCAACTTCCTGCCGTTCCCGCAGGAGGTCACGGACGCGGTCCGCGCCACCGAGGGCGCCGGTCTCGTCGTTCGGTCGAGGTTCGCGCCGATCGCCGTACGGCTGCCGGACGGCAAGCGGGTCGAGACGACCGCCGCGGGCTACGACCCCCAGCTCGACGAGGTCGCCCACATCACCTACGCGCGGGGCGGCACCGCGGCCGCGCTCGCGTCCGGGCACCTGGGCATGGACGTGGACTTCGCGCGCGACCACGGCGTGAAGGTCGGCAGCAAGGTGACCGTCGAGTTCCAGGGCGGGCGCCGGACCGAGTTGACCGTGGGCGCCCTCACCGACCAGGACCAGGCGGACGGCTTCGGGACGCAGGGCGGGATCTACTTCGGCCTCGACACGCTGGAGCGGTTCGCGCCGGGCGGCCAGGAGTCCGCGCTGTACGTCAACGCCGCCTCCGGCACGAGCGCCGACCGGCTGCGCGCGGACCTGGAGAAGACCCTCGACCCGTATCCGCAGGTCCAGGTGCGCGACCTCGCCGACTACAAGGACCTGGTGCACGACCAGATCGCGGTCCTGCTGTATCTCGTGTACGCGCTGCTGGGCCTGGCGATCGTCATCGCGGTGCTCGGCGTGGTCAACACGCTCGCCCTGTCGGTCGTGGAGCGCACCCGGGAGATCGGGCTGCTGCGCGCCATCGGGCTCGCCCGGCGTCAGCTGCGCCGGATGATCCGCCTGGAGTCGGTGGTCATCGCGGTGTTCGGCGCGGTGCTGGGACTGGCGCTCGGGCTGGTGTGGGGGGTGTGCACCCAGCAGGTGCTGGCGCTCCAGGGCATGAACGCGCTGGCGATCCCCTGGGGCACGATCGTGGCGGTGGTCGTCGGTTCCGCGGTGGTGGGCATCGTGGCCGCGCTGCTGCCGGCGTTGCGCGCGTCGCGCATGAACGTACTGGCGGCGATCGCGCACGAATGA
- a CDS encoding RICIN domain-containing protein, translating to MSTIRESARLRAVPRPQAITVLLALLAAVVALVLPSSGPAHAISRASQTMYTPPSGTPSPGSLYPRAIRLQNSGSSNGTLLATFEQYSSGTPVFPIYRSTDNGNSWSQISSISDTHNGFGNRYQPFLYELPTAIGNFPAGTILAAGNSIPNDLSTTELDLYASTDHGVSWSYVSTIAQGGEADPTNGKTPVWEPFLMVSGSKLIVYYSDQRDPNYGQKIVHQTSTDGLTWGSVVNDVATSTYGDRPGMPVVAKLPNGNYVMTYEFWGAPEGGFAVYYKISSNPEAFGSATGIALKATDGTQPKSSPYITWLPTGGANGTLVVSANSSDDLFLNTQNGAANTWTRIASTVPGGYSRGLLPLADGHSLLVLSGGHLTSTGLNPITYGTIDLGGGVSDGATYTMSNANSHLMLTIAGGSTTNGVGATQQNADNATDQQWKFVQQTSGYFKIFNVASGKVLGVTNQSTANGAKVVQWDDNGTLDHEWAIAPNPAGGFTATNRISGKYLEIPSASTTVGTAAGQWADTGCACQRWNLTQTALPTLSTGQYRLVNKNSGKFLEIPGASTATGKQAGQWVNTANNCQLWTFQAQSGGAWTVKNVNSGLYLDSNGSTSAGAAVVQNASSTASSQKWTLTSAGGGYYKLVNSGSGLVADVASASTANGALIVQSADNGADDELWQVVRVN from the coding sequence ATGTCCACCATCAGGGAAAGCGCCAGACTGCGCGCCGTACCCCGCCCCCAGGCGATCACCGTGCTGCTGGCCCTGCTCGCAGCCGTCGTCGCCCTCGTCCTGCCCTCCTCCGGCCCGGCGCACGCGATCTCGCGCGCCTCGCAGACCATGTACACCCCGCCGTCGGGCACCCCCTCGCCCGGCTCGCTCTACCCGCGCGCCATCCGCCTCCAGAACAGCGGATCGTCCAACGGCACACTGCTCGCCACGTTCGAGCAGTACAGCTCGGGCACCCCCGTCTTCCCGATCTACCGCAGCACGGACAACGGCAACAGCTGGAGCCAGATCTCCAGCATCAGCGACACCCACAACGGCTTCGGCAACCGCTACCAGCCGTTCCTCTACGAACTGCCCACCGCCATAGGCAACTTCCCGGCCGGCACGATCCTCGCCGCCGGCAACTCCATCCCGAACGACCTCTCCACGACCGAACTGGACCTGTACGCCAGCACCGACCACGGCGTCAGCTGGTCGTACGTCAGCACCATCGCGCAGGGCGGCGAGGCCGACCCCACCAACGGCAAGACCCCGGTCTGGGAGCCGTTCCTGATGGTGTCCGGCTCGAAGCTGATCGTGTACTACTCCGACCAGCGTGACCCGAACTACGGCCAGAAGATCGTCCACCAGACCTCCACGGACGGCCTGACCTGGGGTTCCGTGGTGAACGACGTCGCCACCTCGACGTACGGCGACCGCCCGGGCATGCCCGTCGTCGCCAAGCTGCCCAACGGCAACTACGTGATGACGTACGAGTTCTGGGGCGCTCCCGAGGGCGGCTTCGCCGTCTACTACAAGATCTCCTCCAACCCGGAGGCGTTCGGCTCCGCCACCGGTATCGCCCTCAAGGCGACCGACGGCACCCAGCCCAAGAGCTCTCCGTACATCACCTGGCTGCCGACCGGCGGCGCCAACGGCACGCTCGTGGTCAGCGCCAACAGCAGCGACGACCTGTTCCTGAACACGCAGAACGGCGCGGCGAACACCTGGACGCGGATCGCCTCCACCGTCCCCGGCGGCTACAGCCGCGGTCTGCTCCCGCTGGCCGACGGCCACAGCCTGCTGGTCCTCAGCGGCGGCCACCTCACCAGCACCGGCCTGAACCCGATCACCTACGGCACGATCGACCTGGGCGGCGGCGTCTCGGACGGCGCGACCTACACCATGTCCAACGCCAACAGCCACCTGATGCTGACCATCGCGGGCGGCTCCACCACCAACGGCGTGGGCGCGACCCAGCAGAACGCCGACAACGCCACCGACCAGCAGTGGAAGTTCGTCCAGCAGACCTCCGGCTACTTCAAGATCTTCAACGTGGCCAGCGGCAAGGTCCTTGGCGTGACCAACCAGTCCACCGCCAACGGCGCCAAGGTCGTCCAGTGGGACGACAACGGCACCCTGGACCACGAGTGGGCGATCGCCCCGAACCCGGCGGGCGGCTTCACCGCCACCAACCGGATCAGCGGCAAGTACCTGGAGATCCCCAGCGCCTCCACCACCGTCGGCACCGCCGCCGGGCAGTGGGCCGACACCGGCTGCGCCTGCCAGCGCTGGAACCTCACCCAGACCGCGCTGCCCACGCTGTCCACCGGCCAGTACCGCCTCGTCAACAAGAACAGCGGCAAGTTCCTGGAGATCCCCGGCGCCTCCACCGCGACGGGCAAGCAGGCGGGCCAGTGGGTGAACACCGCCAACAACTGCCAGCTGTGGACCTTCCAGGCCCAGAGCGGCGGGGCGTGGACCGTGAAGAACGTCAACAGCGGTCTGTACCTCGACAGCAACGGCTCGACCTCGGCCGGCGCGGCCGTCGTCCAGAACGCCTCGTCCACCGCGAGCTCCCAGAAGTGGACGCTCACGAGCGCGGGCGGCGGCTACTACAAGCTCGTCAACTCCGGCAGCGGCCTGGTGGCGGACGTCGCCTCGGCCTCCACCGCCAACGGCGCGCTGATCGTCCAGTCGGCGGACAACGGCGCCGACGACGAACTGTGGCAGGTCGTCCGGGTCAACTGA
- a CDS encoding fic family toxin-antitoxin system, toxin component has translation MSDLHIDLAWLLMLAEQKTPGDPQVTDWGALVAAVARHQAEIFDIPVYDNPHLRAAALLQLLIHVPALERTNALFACAVAYAYLVASGLRVVTSPVLVRDLAKVAKKGEASVHDIARELRKWTL, from the coding sequence TTGAGCGATCTGCACATCGATCTCGCCTGGCTGCTCATGCTCGCCGAGCAGAAGACCCCGGGCGACCCCCAGGTCACCGACTGGGGCGCCCTGGTCGCCGCCGTGGCACGGCACCAGGCCGAGATCTTCGACATCCCCGTCTACGACAACCCGCATCTGCGCGCCGCCGCGCTGCTGCAACTCCTCATCCACGTACCGGCCCTGGAGCGCACCAACGCGCTGTTCGCCTGCGCGGTCGCCTACGCCTACCTCGTCGCGAGCGGCCTCAGGGTCGTCACCTCGCCGGTGCTCGTCCGTGATCTCGCCAAGGTGGCCAAGAAGGGCGAGGCCTCGGTGCACGACATCGCGCGTGAGCTGAGGAAATGGACCCTGTGA
- a CDS encoding carbohydrate ABC transporter permease, whose amino-acid sequence MTTAAVPAPAVAAPAPRRTSSARGRVTVNAVMVAMILYFLMPFWWLVVAATKDNDALFSTAALWFHSPGAFFTNLQQLFTYNDGEYLRWMGNTAIYAGVSGVGATAVATFAGYAFAKYRFPGRNLLFSSLLGAIMVPATALAIPTYLLLSKVALTNTMWAVILPSLLNPFGVYLVRVYVQESLPDELLEAARVDGAGELRVLFNVALPTLKPALVTVLLFSMVGTWNNFFLPLVMLNNDKLFPLTVGLQSWYQGALIQSGANALFTLVIAGSLVAILPLIVAFLLLQRYWRGGLTVGSLK is encoded by the coding sequence GTGACCACCGCCGCTGTCCCCGCCCCCGCCGTCGCCGCCCCGGCGCCCCGCCGTACGTCCTCCGCGCGAGGCCGCGTCACCGTCAACGCGGTGATGGTGGCGATGATCCTGTACTTCCTGATGCCGTTCTGGTGGCTCGTCGTCGCCGCCACCAAGGACAACGACGCCCTGTTCTCCACGGCCGCCCTGTGGTTCCACTCGCCGGGCGCCTTCTTCACCAACCTCCAGCAGCTGTTCACCTACAACGACGGTGAATACCTGCGCTGGATGGGCAACACCGCGATCTACGCGGGCGTCAGCGGCGTCGGCGCCACCGCCGTGGCCACCTTCGCCGGGTACGCCTTCGCCAAGTACCGCTTCCCCGGCCGCAACCTGCTCTTCTCCAGCCTGCTCGGCGCCATCATGGTCCCGGCGACCGCGCTGGCCATCCCCACCTATCTGCTGCTGAGCAAGGTGGCGCTGACCAACACCATGTGGGCGGTCATCCTGCCCTCGCTGCTCAACCCGTTCGGCGTCTACCTGGTCCGGGTGTACGTACAGGAGTCGCTGCCCGACGAACTGCTGGAGGCGGCCCGGGTCGACGGCGCCGGTGAGCTGCGGGTGCTGTTCAACGTGGCGCTGCCGACGCTGAAGCCCGCACTCGTGACCGTGCTGCTGTTCTCCATGGTCGGCACCTGGAACAACTTCTTCCTGCCGCTGGTGATGCTGAACAACGACAAGCTGTTCCCGCTGACCGTGGGCCTCCAGTCCTGGTACCAGGGCGCGCTGATCCAGTCCGGCGCCAACGCCCTGTTCACCCTCGTCATCGCGGGTTCCCTCGTGGCGATCCTCCCGCTGATCGTCGCCTTCCTCCTCCTCCAGCGGTACTGGCGCGGCGGGCTGACCGTCGGAAGCCTCAAGTAG
- a CDS encoding antitoxin has protein sequence MAKTQLNVRVDEGTARAARERALARGVSVNRYIEELVMKDSGEAGQTFVEAAADFMKQYESVFAEEFGKDGKEDEGR, from the coding sequence ATGGCGAAGACTCAGTTGAACGTGCGGGTGGACGAGGGCACCGCCCGCGCCGCCCGTGAACGTGCCCTCGCCCGTGGCGTGAGCGTCAACCGCTACATCGAGGAGCTGGTCATGAAGGACAGTGGGGAGGCCGGTCAGACCTTCGTCGAGGCCGCGGCCGACTTCATGAAGCAGTACGAATCCGTCTTCGCGGAGGAGTTCGGCAAGGACGGCAAGGAAGACGAGGGTCGTTGA